Below is a genomic region from Echinicola rosea.
GGCTTTCTCTCTCTAGCGTATCAGCACCATCTTCCAATAATTTAGAGGTGGAGGCCGTAAAGTCGGTCCCACTGTCGTTCTTCTTGCTAAGTGTCTCTTTCAACGAATTTAGCTCTTTTCTTGCCGCGGCAAGTTTGCTGTTGATCAATTCCTCAAACTCTTTCAGTTCTTCTCTGGAATATGATGTTTTTTCTTCTTGACTCATAGTTCTCAGGCATTAAGTGATGATAGCTAAATAATCTTTTTGGATTTCAAAAAGTCCCCTAAAATAAGGTGCACTTTTTAAAATCAAAAATTCGCCAGCATATTTCATTCTAGCATAAATTCTTAATATGGATATACTGCTATCTTTATTATCTTAATACGGTTAATTGCATCAAAATGGTTTAATAAAATTTTATGAAGGAATTAAGAAAGTACAGTTTATTAGGGATTATTCTTTTGTTATGGTCTGCATGTTCTGAGAAAAAGGTCGAACAAACAATAAAGTCCACGCCAGCAGAGGCCAGTGAGCAGCCAATCGCATTGGTGATCCATGGAGGTGCGGGGACCATCAAGAGAGAAAACATGTCTGCTGAACGGGAAAAAGCCTATCGCGAAAAACTAAAAGAAGCGCTCAACGCAGGCTATGCTGACCTTGAGTCGGGCGAACCTGCGCTAGAAGCCGTGATGGCTGCCATCAAAGTAATGGAAGACTCACCCCTCTTCAATGCCGGCAAGGGAGCAGTCTTCACCCATGATGGGAGAAATGAGATGGACGCCGCCATCATGGATGGAAGGACAAGGAATGCTGGAGCTGTTGCCGGTATCACCACCGTCAAAAATCCCATTACAGCTGCTTATGAAGTGATGGTAAACAGTCCGCATGTATTTATGGTAGGAAAAGGTGCCGAGCAATTTGCCGCCGAACAGCAGTTGGAAATCGTGGATCCTGAATACTTCAGGGACGAACGCAGATACAAACAACTGATGAGAATCATTGATGCTGAAAAGACACAACTGGATCATTCTTCCCTCAAGGAAATGGAGCTGGAGGATCCCTACTTCAATGACCGAAAGTACGGCACTGTCGGAGCGGTTGCCGTGGACAAGGAAGGCAATGTGGCCGCTGCTACTTCCACGGGCGGAATGACCAATAAACGATACGGACGAGTAGGCGACGTCCCTGTAATCGGGGCCGGTACGTATGCGGATAATGCTACATGCGCCGTCTCTGCTACTGGACATGGAGAATTTTTTATCAGAAATGTGGTGGCCCATGAAATTGCCTCTATTATGCGCTATAGTGGAAAATCCGTCTCGGATGCTGCCGATAAAGTAGTGATGAAGCAGTTGGTGGAAATGGAAGGAAGCGGCGGAGTGATAGCCGTGGACAAAAACGGGAGGATCGCTATGCCCTTCAATTCTGCAGGCATGTACCGCGGCTATATCAAGGAAAAAGGAAAGCCCAATACCTTTATCTATGATGACGAAGATGAGGGCCTTTAGATAAGTTTGGCATCCTGGCCAAGTGTTTGCCAGGATGCTCTTTTTAGTGGAAAACCATTTATATGCAGAAGTCTTTGTCCCGGATGATTTTCCATTCACTTTAATTTACTGCCTACCACAACTGTTTCTTTTACCTGATGGACTTGGCCATCAGGGTGAATGAACTCAGCCAACAGAATGTAATATCCTGGCCTGACTTTACGCCCCTTTTCGTTGGTACCGTTCCAAGTATAAAAACCCTTGGTGCCCCATAATTCATTTTGACAAATGGTCATCTCTAGCCGGCCATCCGTCCCGAAGATCCTGAGCGTTCCCAAATACCCCGCGTCTGCCAGTTGGTACGAAATAGTGGTGAACGGCTGTTCCCCTGCTGCTTCTGGCACAAAAACCTTGGGCTGGATGCTGATGGCTGCATTGGTTTGGTCTCGTGCGAAATGTTGGGAATTTTTATACCCCGGTGTGGCATAACCGGCAGCAGCAGCAGCTGAGTGCCAATTTTTTGGATTATTACCCTCTTCCTCTGGGGAAAACCGTTCTAGGGAGATGCCCTTTGGGTTTTGGATGAGCGGATGATG
It encodes:
- a CDS encoding TraR/DksA family transcriptional regulator encodes the protein MSQEEKTSYSREELKEFEELINSKLAAARKELNSLKETLSKKNDSGTDFTASTSKLLEDGADTLERESLSQLAARQQKFIINLEKALIRIKNGTYGVCVDTGKLIAKERLKAVPHTMHSIEAKLSKK
- a CDS encoding isoaspartyl peptidase/L-asparaginase family protein, which encodes MKELRKYSLLGIILLLWSACSEKKVEQTIKSTPAEASEQPIALVIHGGAGTIKRENMSAEREKAYREKLKEALNAGYADLESGEPALEAVMAAIKVMEDSPLFNAGKGAVFTHDGRNEMDAAIMDGRTRNAGAVAGITTVKNPITAAYEVMVNSPHVFMVGKGAEQFAAEQQLEIVDPEYFRDERRYKQLMRIIDAEKTQLDHSSLKEMELEDPYFNDRKYGTVGAVAVDKEGNVAAATSTGGMTNKRYGRVGDVPVIGAGTYADNATCAVSATGHGEFFIRNVVAHEIASIMRYSGKSVSDAADKVVMKQLVEMEGSGGVIAVDKNGRIAMPFNSAGMYRGYIKEKGKPNTFIYDDEDEGL